Proteins encoded within one genomic window of Gloeobacter kilaueensis JS1:
- a CDS encoding pentapeptide repeat-containing protein: MAISAHVIWHDWTHWRIVCSRCHRRLLPQQWTGKGGEEWPQDRRAAVRLLAEGARRQAQRCDGCGRQFRFLRRSYPLQDPGELVVRHRQGQHPFETIELVGGDLSTLELSGALMMEANLNGSCLVASCLQAANLTGASLIGSDLRSARLQRADLSGAVLLGANLDGSDLEDAKLIGGDLRGASLRWANLQGAQLRGALLDERSLRGARLCNTVLPDGQVVA; this comes from the coding sequence ATGGCTATTTCGGCACACGTTATCTGGCACGACTGGACCCACTGGCGGATTGTCTGTTCGCGCTGTCATCGGCGCTTACTCCCCCAGCAGTGGACCGGCAAGGGCGGCGAGGAATGGCCGCAGGACAGACGGGCGGCGGTTCGCTTGCTCGCCGAAGGGGCGCGCCGTCAGGCCCAGCGCTGTGACGGTTGTGGTCGGCAATTTCGCTTCCTCCGACGCTCCTACCCGCTTCAAGATCCGGGCGAACTGGTGGTGCGCCATCGGCAGGGCCAGCATCCCTTTGAGACGATCGAGCTGGTGGGCGGCGATCTGAGTACCCTCGAACTTTCGGGAGCCCTGATGATGGAGGCCAACTTGAACGGCAGTTGTCTGGTAGCCTCCTGTCTGCAGGCTGCCAATCTTACGGGCGCATCGCTCATCGGCAGCGACCTGCGCAGTGCCCGCCTGCAACGCGCCGATCTCAGCGGTGCGGTGCTGCTCGGTGCCAACCTCGACGGCTCCGATCTCGAAGACGCAAAGCTCATCGGCGGTGACCTGCGCGGTGCCAGTTTGCGCTGGGCCAACCTGCAGGGAGCCCAGCTGCGCGGTGCCCTCCTCGACGAGCGCAGCCTGCGCGGTGCCCGTCTGTGCAATACGGTGCTGCCGGATGGGCAGGTAGTGGCTTAA
- a CDS encoding aspartate kinase: MGLIVQKYGGTSVGTVERMRAVAERIERTHRQGHDLIVVVSAMGHTTDGLLKLAGELHCEPDLRELDMLLTTGEQQSVALLSMALHALGCRAVSLTGAQVGIVTEPNHTRARILRIHTGRIAELLEAGYVVVVAGFQGICHGRFWEITTLGRGGSDTSAVALAAVLNASRCEIYTDVPGVLTTDPRLVKNAALLDEITSEEMLELASLGAQVLHPRAVELARNFAVPLVVRSSWSDAPGTAVLSPPLPVPRAIDNLETERPVDAVFIDNNQAKIALLQVPDRPGVAATLFNYLYRAGIDVDLIIQSIHHPNARQPTNDIAFTVQRSDLRAAIAASEAAAAELGNCRVIVDPAPTKVSIRGAGIIGRPGVVVQMFKALAEVGINLQMISTSETSLSCVIAGSQAEAAGAALCRQFNLREPIYEAAPVVSIARAPVQAVRGVALDTNQAQVAILQVPDQPGVAAAIFQCLAHEGIPVDMIVQSQRGLATNDIGFTVHRGALQAAVRALTALCQTFEGCGGVVVRDTVAKLSLVGAGIVGTPGVAARMFETLAALGTNIEMISTSTIKVSCIVDAALAEVSLQAVHRAFNLGSGAGVAVEGEQH; the protein is encoded by the coding sequence GTGGGTCTGATCGTTCAAAAATACGGTGGTACGTCGGTGGGGACGGTCGAGCGGATGCGGGCGGTGGCGGAGCGCATCGAGCGCACCCACCGCCAGGGACACGACCTGATTGTGGTTGTCTCGGCGATGGGCCACACCACCGACGGCCTGCTGAAGCTGGCAGGCGAACTGCACTGCGAGCCAGACCTGCGCGAGCTGGATATGCTCCTTACTACGGGCGAACAGCAGAGCGTGGCACTTTTGAGCATGGCGCTGCACGCTCTGGGTTGCCGGGCGGTCTCACTTACCGGAGCCCAGGTGGGTATCGTCACCGAGCCTAACCACACGCGGGCGCGCATCCTGCGCATTCACACAGGCCGGATCGCCGAATTGCTGGAGGCGGGCTACGTGGTCGTGGTGGCGGGTTTTCAGGGGATCTGTCACGGTCGGTTCTGGGAGATTACGACCCTGGGCCGGGGCGGCTCCGACACCAGTGCCGTCGCCCTGGCTGCCGTGCTCAACGCCAGCCGCTGCGAGATCTATACCGATGTGCCCGGAGTGCTCACCACCGACCCCAGGCTCGTTAAAAACGCTGCTCTGCTCGATGAAATCACCAGCGAGGAGATGCTGGAACTGGCCAGCCTCGGTGCCCAGGTGCTCCATCCGCGCGCCGTCGAGCTTGCCCGCAACTTTGCGGTGCCCCTGGTGGTGCGCTCAAGCTGGAGCGATGCCCCCGGTACCGCCGTGCTCTCGCCGCCTCTGCCGGTGCCACGGGCGATCGACAACCTTGAGACCGAGCGACCGGTAGACGCCGTGTTTATCGACAACAATCAGGCCAAGATCGCCCTCCTGCAGGTGCCCGACAGGCCCGGTGTCGCTGCAACTTTGTTCAATTACCTGTACCGCGCCGGGATCGATGTGGATCTGATCATCCAATCGATCCACCATCCCAACGCCCGGCAGCCCACCAACGACATCGCCTTTACCGTTCAGCGCTCCGATCTGCGCGCCGCAATCGCCGCAAGTGAAGCTGCCGCTGCCGAACTGGGCAACTGCCGGGTAATCGTCGATCCGGCCCCGACCAAGGTGAGCATCCGGGGGGCTGGGATCATTGGCCGTCCGGGGGTGGTCGTGCAGATGTTCAAGGCGCTGGCCGAAGTCGGCATCAACCTCCAGATGATCTCGACTTCGGAGACCAGCCTCAGCTGTGTAATCGCCGGATCCCAGGCGGAGGCCGCCGGGGCAGCCCTCTGCCGCCAGTTCAACCTGCGCGAACCTATCTACGAAGCCGCCCCGGTCGTCAGTATCGCCAGAGCGCCCGTCCAGGCAGTGCGGGGCGTTGCCCTCGACACCAATCAGGCCCAGGTCGCCATCTTGCAGGTGCCCGACCAGCCGGGGGTAGCTGCTGCGATCTTCCAGTGCCTCGCTCATGAAGGCATACCGGTAGACATGATTGTTCAGTCCCAGCGCGGGCTTGCCACCAACGACATCGGCTTTACCGTCCATCGCGGCGCGCTGCAAGCGGCGGTGCGTGCTCTCACTGCGCTCTGCCAGACCTTTGAGGGCTGCGGCGGTGTCGTCGTCCGCGATACGGTCGCCAAGCTCAGCCTGGTCGGTGCGGGCATCGTCGGCACCCCCGGTGTGGCGGCGCGGATGTTCGAGACCCTCGCCGCTCTGGGCACCAACATCGAGATGATCTCGACCTCGACGATCAAAGTAAGCTGCATCGTCGATGCCGCCCTGGCCGAAGTGTCACTGCAGGCGGTCCATCGCGCCTTTAATCTGGGCAGTGGTGCCGGTGTCGCCGTCGAGGGCGAACAGCACTGA
- a CDS encoding ABC transporter permease, with translation MRPALDSPTAPGTARSRSRSRPSPLWAVRADIPRRLYLLAVCLSILVPLGAWIVLSTTGHVDALFMPTPLSVWQAALRLAQSGDLVNDSLASISRVMAGFLLSAAIAVPLGLLIGTFKFIEGLFEPMLGLIRYMPAAAFIPLIILWIGLDEPAKIAIIFIGSFFYNTLMVADAVKFVPADWLKVSYTLGAGRRDAFFRIILPATLPNIIDTLRINIATAWNFVVVAELIAANSGLGYRILISQRFLKTDEIFVGILLIGLIGLAIDAAFKGLFRLLVPWAVDR, from the coding sequence ATGAGACCCGCCCTCGATTCGCCCACTGCCCCTGGAACTGCCCGCTCCAGATCCCGAAGCCGCCCCTCCCCACTCTGGGCGGTGCGCGCCGATATTCCCCGGCGGCTGTACCTGCTTGCGGTCTGCCTCTCGATCCTGGTGCCGCTCGGAGCCTGGATCGTGCTCAGTACCACCGGGCACGTCGATGCGCTGTTTATGCCGACGCCGCTGTCGGTCTGGCAGGCCGCCCTGCGCCTTGCCCAAAGCGGCGATCTGGTAAACGACTCGCTTGCGAGCATCTCGCGGGTGATGGCAGGCTTTTTGCTCTCGGCGGCGATCGCCGTGCCGCTGGGGCTGCTCATCGGCACCTTCAAATTTATCGAAGGACTTTTTGAACCGATGCTGGGGCTGATTCGCTACATGCCCGCCGCCGCCTTCATTCCGCTTATCATCCTCTGGATCGGCCTCGACGAACCGGCGAAGATCGCGATTATCTTTATCGGCAGCTTCTTCTACAACACCTTGATGGTCGCCGACGCCGTCAAGTTCGTGCCCGCCGACTGGCTCAAAGTCAGCTATACCCTCGGAGCCGGTCGGCGCGATGCCTTTTTTCGGATAATCCTCCCGGCCACTCTGCCCAACATCATCGACACCCTGCGCATCAACATCGCCACCGCCTGGAACTTTGTGGTCGTCGCCGAGCTGATCGCCGCCAACTCGGGCCTGGGCTACCGCATCCTCATCTCCCAGCGCTTTCTTAAGACCGACGAAATCTTCGTCGGCATCCTGCTCATCGGCCTGATTGGCCTGGCCATCGACGCCGCCTTCAAGGGACTGTTTCGCCTGCTCGTCCCCTGGGCCGTCGATCGGTAG
- the rpmG gene encoding 50S ribosomal protein L33: MAKPGARIIITLECTECRSNPTKRSPGVSRYTTSKNKRNTTGRMELKKFCTHCNKHTVHKEIK, translated from the coding sequence ATGGCGAAGCCTGGTGCCCGCATCATTATTACCCTCGAGTGTACCGAGTGCCGGAGCAATCCGACCAAGCGTTCGCCCGGCGTTTCGCGCTACACCACCAGCAAAAACAAGCGCAACACGACGGGGCGCATGGAACTCAAAAAGTTCTGCACCCACTGCAACAAGCACACCGTTCATAAAGAGATCAAATAG
- a CDS encoding isoaspartyl peptidase/L-asparaginase: MPRPRLIIHGGLGATEADEASRAIRREALAPILQEATSVLKSEDALQAVIRACELLEDCPLFNAGTGATIQRDGQIRLSCALMDGQRRRFSGLVNARYLKNPIRLAQILQERSDRLLDPHGAELLARAQGAPVYEPAQPEVIRRWAERRFDSAFVGTHGTVGAAAVDGAGGLAAATSTGGRFMAGVGRVSDSCTPAGNYATDVCAVSCTGHGEDILDEALAARICVRVGDGMSLEDAFERSFAEAAARERDFAAIGVDGLGNARWSVTMGILVAACYGDDGQFLATF, translated from the coding sequence ATGCCCCGACCCAGATTGATCATTCACGGTGGCCTGGGAGCCACCGAGGCCGACGAGGCGAGCCGGGCCATCCGCCGCGAAGCCCTTGCACCGATCCTCCAGGAGGCGACGAGCGTTCTTAAAAGCGAGGACGCCCTGCAGGCGGTGATAAGAGCCTGTGAACTCTTAGAAGATTGTCCCCTCTTCAACGCCGGTACCGGAGCGACGATCCAGCGCGACGGCCAGATCCGGCTCAGTTGTGCGCTGATGGACGGTCAGCGCCGCCGCTTCAGTGGCCTCGTCAACGCCCGCTACCTCAAAAATCCGATCCGGCTTGCCCAGATTCTGCAGGAGCGGAGCGACCGCCTGCTCGATCCGCACGGCGCAGAATTGCTCGCCCGCGCCCAGGGTGCGCCGGTCTACGAACCAGCTCAGCCGGAGGTAATCCGGCGCTGGGCGGAGCGGCGCTTCGACAGTGCTTTTGTCGGCACCCACGGCACGGTCGGGGCGGCGGCAGTCGATGGGGCGGGTGGGCTTGCCGCTGCCACCTCCACCGGCGGGCGCTTTATGGCCGGGGTGGGCCGGGTAAGCGATTCGTGTACTCCGGCGGGCAACTACGCCACCGACGTTTGTGCCGTCAGTTGCACCGGCCACGGCGAGGACATCCTCGACGAGGCGCTCGCGGCGCGCATCTGTGTGCGGGTGGGCGACGGCATGAGCCTCGAAGACGCCTTCGAGCGCTCCTTCGCTGAGGCGGCAGCACGCGAGCGCGACTTTGCCGCGATCGGCGTCGATGGCCTGGGCAACGCGCGCTGGTCGGTGACGATGGGCATTCTCGTCGCCGCCTGCTACGGCGACGATGGCCAGTTTCTGGCGACGTTTTAA
- a CDS encoding ammonium transporter, translating into MNRITKGSLSALAALLVAAPVYAADGPKIDTGDTAWLLISSALVLLMTPGLAFFYGGLVRGKNALNTLMMSIVALGVIALVWTVVGYSLAFAPGSGLLGGFAWLGLNGVNTDPSETYATTTPHLAFMVFQMMFAIITPALISGAIVDRMKFKTYVVFIMLWSVVVYSPVAHWVWSLGNPAGSEKVAGWIGALGALDFAGGTVVHFTAGVSALVAALIIGPRRGFPNQPMPPHNVPFVLLGASLLWFGWFGFNAGSATAANGTAALAFVTTNVATAAAMSTWLLLETLLNGKPSAVGAATGAVVGLVAITPACAYISPLSAIALGGIAAIISYGAIQLKKKFGYDDSLDVFACHGLGGFTGAVLTGVFCAKAVGAPADGLIAGNPGQVVTQLIAVGATGLYAAAATAVILLALKFTLGLKASEQAELEGLDISEHGEEAYLGLAGSFGSAIEEGVVTSSQGFTQAATQQQE; encoded by the coding sequence ATGAACCGGATAACGAAGGGGAGCCTGAGCGCCCTGGCGGCTTTGCTTGTGGCTGCTCCTGTTTATGCTGCGGACGGACCCAAAATCGATACGGGCGATACGGCCTGGCTGCTGATTTCTTCGGCGCTGGTGTTGTTGATGACACCCGGTCTGGCGTTTTTTTACGGCGGTCTGGTGCGCGGCAAGAACGCGCTCAATACGCTGATGATGAGTATCGTTGCCCTGGGCGTGATTGCTCTTGTCTGGACGGTGGTGGGCTATTCGCTCGCCTTTGCGCCCGGTAGCGGTCTTCTGGGTGGCTTTGCCTGGCTGGGCCTCAATGGCGTCAACACTGACCCGAGCGAGACCTACGCGACGACGACGCCCCATCTGGCCTTCATGGTCTTCCAGATGATGTTCGCGATTATCACTCCGGCCCTCATCTCCGGGGCGATCGTCGATCGGATGAAGTTCAAGACCTACGTCGTCTTTATCATGCTCTGGTCGGTGGTCGTCTACTCGCCCGTCGCTCACTGGGTCTGGTCGCTGGGCAACCCCGCCGGCAGCGAAAAAGTCGCCGGTTGGATCGGCGCTCTGGGCGCACTCGACTTTGCCGGCGGCACGGTCGTTCACTTTACCGCCGGGGTTTCTGCCCTGGTGGCGGCGCTGATTATCGGGCCGCGCCGGGGTTTCCCGAACCAGCCGATGCCGCCGCACAACGTGCCTTTTGTGCTGCTGGGAGCAAGCCTGCTCTGGTTTGGCTGGTTCGGTTTCAACGCCGGTTCGGCGACCGCCGCCAACGGCACCGCTGCCCTCGCCTTTGTCACCACCAACGTGGCGACCGCCGCCGCGATGAGCACCTGGCTGCTCCTTGAGACGCTGTTAAATGGCAAGCCCTCCGCCGTCGGTGCAGCCACCGGGGCGGTGGTGGGCCTGGTAGCAATTACCCCGGCCTGCGCCTACATCTCGCCCCTCTCGGCAATTGCTCTGGGCGGCATCGCGGCGATCATCTCCTACGGGGCGATTCAGCTCAAGAAAAAGTTTGGCTACGACGATTCGCTCGACGTGTTTGCCTGCCACGGTCTGGGCGGCTTTACGGGGGCGGTGCTCACGGGCGTCTTCTGCGCCAAGGCGGTCGGTGCCCCCGCCGATGGCCTGATTGCCGGAAATCCGGGCCAGGTCGTCACCCAGCTCATCGCCGTCGGTGCGACAGGGTTGTACGCGGCGGCAGCGACGGCGGTCATCCTGCTGGCGCTCAAATTTACCCTGGGCCTCAAGGCGTCCGAGCAGGCCGAACTCGAAGGGCTCGACATCAGCGAGCACGGCGAAGAAGCGTACCTGGGTCTGGCGGGCAGTTTCGGCAGCGCCATCGAGGAGGGCGTCGTCACCTCCTCCCAGGGCTTTACCCAGGCTGCTACCCAGCAGCAGGAGTAG
- a CDS encoding alpha/beta fold hydrolase encodes MGDSFLPAAARELGEPAALAVLERIESVPVALAQGTVRTTYVRQGEGEPPLLLLHGFDSSVLEFRRLLPLLARTSAVWAIDLLGFGFGERPATLAYTPQTICAHLKSFWQQQIARPVVLVGASMGGAAAIDFALAQPEAVAGLVLIDSVGGSPAPNPGRFLFPPVDALAAEFLRSRFVRSRVSANAYADLSLATPDAQRCGALHLTMPNWRRAIVAFTRSGGYGYLGERLAQLAAPTLIIWGERDRILGTEAAGHFQQKIPHSQLVWIPECGHVPHLEKAERTAQLIGQFCAAGAIGSSLLD; translated from the coding sequence ATGGGTGACAGTTTTTTACCGGCGGCAGCCCGCGAACTGGGGGAACCGGCAGCGCTCGCTGTGCTCGAACGCATCGAGTCGGTGCCAGTGGCGCTTGCACAAGGGACGGTGCGGACAACTTACGTGCGCCAGGGCGAAGGCGAACCGCCCCTGCTGTTGCTCCACGGCTTCGACAGCTCGGTGCTCGAATTTCGCAGGCTATTGCCGCTTCTGGCCAGGACGTCTGCCGTCTGGGCCATCGATCTGCTGGGTTTCGGTTTTGGCGAACGGCCCGCCACTCTCGCCTACACGCCGCAGACCATCTGCGCGCACTTAAAAAGCTTCTGGCAACAGCAGATCGCCCGGCCCGTCGTCCTGGTCGGTGCCTCGATGGGCGGCGCGGCGGCGATCGACTTTGCCCTGGCCCAGCCAGAGGCGGTAGCCGGGCTGGTCTTGATCGACAGTGTGGGCGGCAGCCCGGCTCCCAATCCTGGTCGGTTTTTGTTTCCGCCGGTGGACGCGCTTGCAGCCGAATTCTTGCGCAGCCGCTTTGTGCGCTCGCGGGTGAGCGCCAACGCCTACGCCGATCTGAGCCTTGCTACCCCCGATGCCCAGCGCTGCGGCGCTTTGCACCTGACGATGCCCAACTGGCGAAGGGCGATTGTCGCCTTTACCCGCAGCGGCGGCTACGGCTATCTGGGCGAGCGACTGGCCCAACTGGCTGCCCCGACTTTGATTATCTGGGGCGAGCGCGACCGTATCCTTGGAACCGAAGCCGCCGGGCATTTTCAGCAAAAAATCCCCCACAGTCAACTGGTCTGGATTCCTGAGTGTGGCCATGTGCCGCACCTCGAAAAGGCCGAGCGCACCGCCCAACTTATTGGGCAATTTTGTGCTGCAGGCGCGATTGGCTCTAGCCTTCTTGATTGA
- a CDS encoding ABC transporter ATP-binding protein: MTATLAIYQLSKSFATRSGPLLVLDDISMRVESNEFVCLVGSSGCGKSTLLNIVAGLEEPTAGEVLLAGHPVEGPGADRGMVFQNYTLYPWLTVRGNVEFGLKLRRVGVAERRERVDRYIEIVGLTRFADSLPRALSGGMKQRAAIARAMVNEPQILLLDEPFGALDCQTKETLQEFLYSVVCRSGITVLMITHDVEEAVFLADRIYAMSARPGRIAREIEVPLGRERSLACKRTPRFQQIEQQIRDLLRSHSPLAEEAQ; this comes from the coding sequence ATGACTGCCACTCTCGCAATCTACCAGCTCAGCAAATCTTTTGCGACCCGCAGCGGGCCACTGCTGGTGCTCGACGACATCTCGATGCGCGTCGAAAGCAACGAGTTCGTCTGCCTGGTGGGCAGTTCCGGCTGCGGCAAATCGACCCTGCTCAATATTGTCGCCGGTCTGGAGGAACCTACGGCGGGCGAAGTGCTCCTGGCGGGCCACCCCGTCGAGGGACCGGGAGCTGATCGGGGCATGGTCTTCCAGAACTACACGCTCTACCCCTGGCTCACCGTGCGCGGCAACGTCGAATTTGGCCTCAAATTGCGCCGGGTCGGAGTGGCGGAGCGGCGCGAGCGGGTCGATCGCTACATCGAGATCGTGGGCCTCACCCGCTTCGCCGACAGTTTGCCCAGGGCTCTTTCCGGCGGCATGAAACAGCGGGCGGCGATCGCCCGCGCCATGGTCAACGAACCGCAGATTTTGCTTCTGGATGAGCCTTTTGGTGCCCTCGACTGCCAGACCAAAGAGACACTGCAGGAATTTTTGTACTCGGTGGTCTGCCGCAGCGGGATCACGGTGCTGATGATCACCCACGATGTCGAGGAGGCGGTGTTTTTGGCCGACCGCATCTATGCGATGTCGGCCCGACCGGGGCGCATCGCCCGCGAGATCGAAGTTCCCCTGGGCCGGGAGCGCTCCCTCGCCTGCAAGCGCACGCCCCGCTTTCAGCAAATCGAACAGCAGATCCGCGATCTTTTGCGCTCCCACTCCCCCCTTGCCGAGGAGGCCCAATGA
- a CDS encoding ABC transporter substrate-binding protein produces MFSKSRWDRRRVLALAGLALTGCAGQARTSRPVATTVGIVDWVGYAPLYVAAQKGFFAPLGLDLVARTFPSPGQGTLAFAGGRVEAAADVTAGAVDLKARGKDFRVVMVVDRSLGADGLLASNHIGNIADLKGHKVALEYGSVSHFFFLQVLAQAGLGSQDVTIVNTPPDAAAAAYRSGQVEAAVSYAPFLGAANRARPDGRILFDSSRLPSAISDIYLFDAGYIKIYPEKVQAFVTGVLRGLAYLEAHPDEGYAITARQIKIQPSEVKTYLQGIRLADLATNIDMLTNPNSPVYLLGSMRLLARFLKDQGQIQAIPDLDNLIDPRFVLAARSNPS; encoded by the coding sequence ATGTTTTCAAAAAGCCGCTGGGACCGTCGCCGCGTCCTCGCCCTGGCCGGGCTGGCGCTCACCGGTTGTGCCGGTCAGGCGCGCACTTCCCGCCCTGTCGCTACCACCGTCGGCATCGTCGATTGGGTCGGCTACGCGCCGCTGTACGTTGCTGCTCAGAAAGGCTTCTTTGCACCGCTGGGCCTCGATCTGGTGGCGCGCACCTTCCCGTCTCCCGGCCAGGGCACCCTCGCCTTTGCCGGTGGCCGGGTGGAGGCCGCTGCCGACGTGACCGCCGGGGCAGTAGATCTCAAGGCGCGGGGCAAGGATTTTCGGGTGGTGATGGTCGTGGACCGCTCGCTTGGGGCGGACGGCCTGCTGGCCAGCAACCACATCGGTAACATCGCCGATCTCAAGGGGCACAAGGTGGCCCTCGAATATGGCTCGGTGAGTCACTTCTTCTTTTTGCAGGTGCTGGCCCAGGCGGGCCTCGGCAGCCAGGATGTGACAATCGTCAACACGCCCCCCGATGCCGCTGCCGCCGCCTACCGCAGCGGTCAGGTCGAGGCGGCGGTGAGCTACGCTCCTTTTTTGGGGGCAGCTAACCGGGCGCGTCCCGACGGTCGCATCCTCTTCGATTCTTCGCGATTGCCATCGGCGATCAGCGACATCTACCTGTTCGATGCGGGTTATATCAAAATCTACCCTGAGAAGGTGCAGGCATTTGTCACTGGCGTCCTGCGGGGTCTGGCCTACCTTGAGGCTCATCCGGACGAAGGCTACGCGATCACCGCCCGCCAGATCAAAATCCAGCCCAGCGAGGTCAAAACCTACCTGCAGGGCATTCGCCTTGCGGATCTGGCCACCAATATCGACATGCTTACCAACCCCAATAGCCCCGTCTACCTGCTGGGCTCGATGCGGTTGCTGGCGCGCTTTCTCAAAGACCAGGGCCAGATCCAGGCGATTCCCGATCTCGATAACCTCATCGATCCCCGCTTTGTTCTTGCCGCTCGCTCGAACCCGTCATGA
- the rpsR gene encoding 30S ribosomal protein S18 gives MTFGYRGKRVSPIPPKDKIDYKEVDLLRKFITERGKILPRRITGLTAKQQRDLTVAIKRARILALLPFVNQEG, from the coding sequence ATGACCTTTGGATACCGTGGCAAGCGGGTTTCACCGATCCCGCCCAAAGACAAGATCGACTACAAAGAAGTGGACCTGCTGCGCAAGTTCATCACCGAGCGGGGCAAGATTCTTCCCCGGCGGATCACCGGACTGACCGCCAAACAGCAGCGCGATCTGACCGTGGCGATCAAGCGCGCCCGCATCCTGGCTCTGTTGCCCTTCGTCAATCAAGAAGGCTAG